In Xylanibacter ruminicola 23, a single genomic region encodes these proteins:
- a CDS encoding glycoside hydrolase family 97 protein, with the protein MKQFLIILTICLGSLSLSAQQPVSPNGKLTVTNSGQGIIVNYQQQEVLNIPVLGYEGIKSNRLKFKPIGKVTANYQMLAGKKSTCTNEANEYVAKLSGNLQLVLRLYNDGAAFRYELSGLKGKLPKEKTAYMIPEGTKRWMLQWTDSYEGFYPMSTTGKIKPIGRMAGVVKSDEGYNLRWGFPTLVEPQEGVFMLLSEANIERNQAAACLYTDGELLRVTPDVNEVNLKGKWHSPWRIAIIGSMQDLIQSTLVTDVSEPCKLSDTSWIKPGVVSWIYWAYNHGSNDYNIIKKYVDMAVTLKLPYVLIDAEWDEMKDDKTIEDAVAYANSKGVKPMIWYNSSVGWIDGAPTPKFRLNKPEDREKEFAWCEKIGVAGVKIDFFSGDCQRDMTYCIDLLESAAKHHLLVNFHGATVPRGWQRTYPNLMSTEGVYGAEWYNNVPTFTNVAASHNTTLPFTRNIIGPMDYTPCTFSDSQHPHITSDAHELALTVLYESALQHLADKPESYLVQPQQVQDFFGKLPTTWDETRYVSGYPGESVVLARRSGETWYVAGINGTDNKKVLDVDLSFISGAKCVQTFADADPAQYQLSGNKDWLITKGNQIPKQIATQPRGGFVLVIKSQK; encoded by the coding sequence ATGAAGCAGTTTTTGATTATACTTACCATCTGCTTGGGATCGCTCAGCCTGTCGGCTCAGCAGCCCGTATCGCCTAATGGCAAACTGACTGTTACCAACAGCGGCCAGGGCATCATCGTGAACTATCAGCAGCAAGAGGTGCTGAATATCCCCGTACTGGGCTACGAGGGCATCAAAAGCAATCGGCTGAAATTTAAGCCCATTGGCAAAGTCACAGCCAACTATCAGATGCTGGCAGGCAAAAAATCTACCTGCACCAACGAGGCCAACGAGTATGTGGCAAAGTTGAGCGGCAACCTGCAGCTGGTACTGCGCCTGTATAACGACGGTGCAGCCTTCCGCTATGAACTGAGCGGACTGAAAGGCAAGCTGCCCAAGGAGAAGACAGCCTACATGATTCCCGAAGGCACCAAGCGCTGGATGCTGCAGTGGACCGACAGCTACGAGGGATTCTACCCCATGAGCACCACAGGCAAGATAAAACCTATCGGACGCATGGCTGGCGTGGTAAAATCCGACGAGGGTTACAACCTGCGCTGGGGATTCCCCACACTGGTTGAGCCACAGGAGGGTGTATTCATGCTGCTCTCCGAAGCTAACATCGAGCGCAACCAGGCTGCAGCATGCCTCTATACCGATGGCGAGCTGCTGCGCGTCACACCCGACGTAAACGAGGTCAACCTCAAAGGCAAGTGGCATTCACCTTGGCGCATCGCTATCATCGGCAGCATGCAGGACCTGATTCAGAGCACCTTGGTAACCGACGTAAGCGAGCCTTGCAAACTAAGCGATACCAGTTGGATTAAACCCGGCGTTGTATCATGGATCTACTGGGCATACAACCATGGTTCGAACGACTACAATATTATTAAGAAATACGTAGATATGGCTGTTACCCTGAAGCTGCCTTACGTGCTGATTGATGCTGAGTGGGATGAGATGAAGGACGACAAGACCATCGAGGATGCCGTAGCTTATGCCAACTCGAAGGGTGTTAAACCCATGATTTGGTATAACTCATCAGTAGGCTGGATTGATGGTGCCCCCACACCGAAGTTCCGCCTGAACAAGCCCGAAGACCGTGAAAAGGAGTTTGCCTGGTGCGAGAAGATTGGCGTAGCTGGTGTAAAGATCGACTTCTTCTCAGGCGACTGTCAGCGCGATATGACTTACTGTATCGACCTGCTGGAGAGTGCCGCCAAGCATCATCTGCTGGTTAACTTCCATGGTGCCACCGTACCTCGTGGATGGCAGCGCACCTACCCCAACCTCATGTCGACCGAGGGTGTGTATGGTGCCGAGTGGTACAACAACGTGCCCACATTTACCAACGTAGCAGCCAGTCATAACACCACACTACCCTTTACCCGTAACATCATCGGTCCTATGGACTACACACCATGTACCTTCAGCGATTCACAGCATCCACATATTACCAGCGATGCCCACGAACTGGCTCTGACCGTACTGTACGAGAGTGCCCTGCAGCACCTGGCCGACAAACCCGAGAGCTATCTGGTTCAGCCTCAGCAGGTACAGGATTTCTTCGGAAAGCTGCCCACCACATGGGATGAGACCCGCTACGTGAGCGGTTATCCCGGCGAGAGCGTAGTACTGGCCCGACGCAGCGGCGAAACCTGGTACGTAGCTGGTATCAACGGTACCGACAACAAGAAGGTGCTTGATGTAGATTTGAGCTTTATCAGTGGCGCCAAGTGCGTGCAGACCTTTGCCGATGCCGACCCAGCCCAGTATCAACTGTCAGGCAATAAGGATTGGCTGATTACCAAGGGCAATCAGATACCCAAGCAAATCGCCACCCAACCCCGTGGTGGTTTCGTGCTGGTCATCAAATCACAAAAATAA